The Neofelis nebulosa isolate mNeoNeb1 chromosome X, mNeoNeb1.pri, whole genome shotgun sequence genome has a segment encoding these proteins:
- the LOC131501822 gene encoding P antigen family member 3-like: protein MSGRVRTRSKSKQRKDDGKANQPAAPVAAQQPSDEQPQQREAPTECQDIMPEREKAVEEAPLDEGPDLESGIQELPVPKSGGKSEDDSDVKGADVPTLEPVKMPEADMLSIENAK, encoded by the exons ATGAGTGGGCGTGTGAGAACAAGGtctaaatctaaacaaagaaagGATGATGGCAAGGCTAACCAGCCAGCTGCACCTGTGGCT GCCCAGCAGCCCAGTGATGAGCAGCCTCAACAAAGGGAGGCACCCACTGAGTGTCAGGATATTATGCCGGAGCGAGAGAAAGCAGTTGAAGAAGCACCTCTGGATGAag gccCTGACCTGGAATCTGGTATCCAGGAACTGCCTGTGCCAAAGAGTGGGGGCAAAAGTGAAGATGACAGTGATGTGAAGGGGGCGGATGTCCCAACACTGGAGCCCGTGAAGATGCCTGAAGCAGATATGTTATCCATTGAGAATGCAAA GTGA